Proteins encoded by one window of Macaca mulatta isolate MMU2019108-1 chromosome 10, T2T-MMU8v2.0, whole genome shotgun sequence:
- the SMIM26 gene encoding small integral membrane protein 26 isoform X2, which translates to MYKREFTAWYRRMSVVYGIGAWSVFGSLFYYNRTMAKSSDRKDGLTTETPSEGSEHPKGFYVETVIIYKEDFVPITEKILKYWKSWTGGPGAEP; encoded by the exons ATGTATAAAAGAGAGTTCACGGCCTGGTACCGGCGGATGTCGGTAGTCTACGGGATCGGCGCCTGGTCTGTGTTTGGCTCACTGTTTTACTACAACCGGACAATGGCGAAGTCATCAG ACCGAAAGGATGGCTTAACAACTGAAACACCCAGTGAAGGATCTGAACACCCAAAAGGATTTTATGTGGAAACAGTTATCATATATAAAGAAGATTTTGTTCCAATTACAGAAAAGATCCTCAAGTATTGGAAATCGTGGACTGGTGGCCCTGGTGCAGAACCATGA
- the SMIM26 gene encoding small integral membrane protein 26 isoform X1, translating to MYKREFTAWYRRMSVVYGIGAWSVFGSLFYYNRTMAKSSVDRKDGLTTETPSEGSEHPKGFYVETVIIYKEDFVPITEKILKYWKSWTGGPGAEP from the exons ATGTATAAAAGAGAGTTCACGGCCTGGTACCGGCGGATGTCGGTAGTCTACGGGATCGGCGCCTGGTCTGTGTTTGGCTCACTGTTTTACTACAACCGGACAATGGCGAAGTCATCAG TAGACCGAAAGGATGGCTTAACAACTGAAACACCCAGTGAAGGATCTGAACACCCAAAAGGATTTTATGTGGAAACAGTTATCATATATAAAGAAGATTTTGTTCCAATTACAGAAAAGATCCTCAAGTATTGGAAATCGTGGACTGGTGGCCCTGGTGCAGAACCATGA